From a region of the Corallococcus coralloides DSM 2259 genome:
- a CDS encoding HipA domain-containing protein — protein MDPTLPVSTTGILDVLIGDVHVGTLTLLADERIEFSLSEDYRQRYPRPVLGQFFEDDLSRRHTSRMRLPPFFSNLLPEGPLRDLISERQHIARQREFFFIAHLGADLSGAVIVRPAGELAGHDAPLVDVPAEPVSDGEPLRFSLAGVQLKFSMLRRDRGMTLPMGGLGGDWIVKLPDNRYDRVPENELSVMTWARATGIDVPELQLLPVSELHGLPEGITLREDLAYAIRRFDRPSPGRRVHMEDLAQVLGLYSDEKYKKYNYETIANVLLKVAGLDALQEFLRRLVFIIACGNGDAHHKNWSLYYPDGTRPTLSPAYDFVSTIQYMPQDQLALNLAKSKRFEDVSLQSFERLARKLGLADEDVLPVVKGAVEVALDAWTTLRADLPMPELFKQRIEEHWKRVPLLQGNVKRSSGELRQTVNAFFTLYNELPRLGPGSDACTREALRRLSPLPPSPRVLDLGAGTGRQSLVLARELGTRVTAVDLHRPYLDRLEREAREQGLSDAIVTRQEDMSALSLPPGSFDLLWSEGAIYLLGFEQGLRQWRPLLAAGGQVAVTECTWLTDVRPPEAVRFWASGYPSMGNIAQNRARAEAAGFTVLDTFTLPASAWWDDYYTPLLQRIERLRPTADAALREVIAAAEQEVNLYRRHGDSYGYVFYLLRSREA, from the coding sequence ATGGACCCCACGCTCCCTGTGTCCACCACGGGCATCCTCGACGTCCTCATTGGTGACGTGCACGTCGGCACGCTCACGCTGCTCGCGGACGAGCGCATCGAGTTCAGCCTCTCCGAGGACTACCGCCAGCGCTACCCGCGCCCCGTGCTGGGCCAGTTCTTCGAGGACGACCTGTCGCGCCGCCACACCAGCCGCATGCGGCTGCCGCCGTTCTTCTCCAACCTCCTGCCCGAAGGCCCGCTGCGCGACCTCATCTCCGAACGCCAGCACATCGCCCGGCAGCGCGAGTTCTTCTTCATCGCCCACCTGGGCGCGGACCTCTCTGGCGCCGTCATCGTCCGTCCCGCGGGCGAGCTCGCCGGCCACGACGCGCCGCTGGTGGACGTCCCCGCGGAGCCCGTGTCGGACGGCGAACCGCTGCGCTTCTCGCTCGCGGGCGTGCAGCTCAAGTTCTCCATGCTCCGGCGCGACCGGGGCATGACGCTGCCCATGGGGGGCCTGGGCGGAGACTGGATCGTCAAGCTCCCGGACAACCGCTACGACCGCGTGCCGGAGAACGAGCTGTCCGTGATGACCTGGGCGCGCGCCACCGGCATCGACGTGCCGGAGCTCCAGCTGCTCCCGGTCTCCGAGCTGCACGGCCTCCCGGAGGGCATCACCCTGCGCGAGGACCTGGCGTACGCCATCCGCCGCTTCGACCGGCCGTCCCCCGGCCGCCGCGTGCACATGGAGGACCTGGCGCAGGTGCTGGGGCTGTACTCCGACGAGAAGTACAAGAAGTACAACTACGAGACCATCGCCAACGTGCTGCTCAAGGTCGCGGGCCTGGACGCGCTCCAGGAGTTCCTGCGGCGGTTGGTGTTCATCATCGCGTGCGGCAACGGCGACGCGCACCACAAGAACTGGTCCCTCTACTACCCGGACGGCACGCGCCCCACGCTGTCGCCCGCGTACGACTTCGTCTCCACCATCCAGTACATGCCGCAGGATCAGCTCGCGCTGAACCTGGCGAAGTCCAAGCGCTTCGAGGACGTGTCGCTCCAGAGCTTCGAGCGGCTGGCGCGCAAGCTGGGTCTGGCGGACGAGGACGTCCTCCCGGTGGTGAAGGGCGCGGTCGAGGTCGCGCTCGACGCGTGGACCACGCTGCGCGCGGACCTGCCCATGCCGGAGCTCTTCAAGCAGCGCATCGAGGAGCACTGGAAGCGCGTCCCGCTGCTCCAGGGCAACGTGAAGCGCAGCTCCGGCGAGCTGCGCCAGACGGTCAACGCCTTCTTCACCCTCTACAACGAGCTGCCCCGCCTGGGCCCCGGCAGCGACGCCTGCACCCGGGAAGCGCTGCGGCGCCTGTCCCCGCTGCCGCCCTCGCCGCGCGTGCTGGACCTGGGCGCGGGCACCGGACGGCAGTCGCTGGTGCTCGCGCGGGAGCTGGGCACGCGCGTCACCGCCGTGGACCTGCACCGGCCCTATCTGGACCGGCTGGAGCGCGAGGCCCGCGAGCAGGGACTGTCGGACGCCATCGTCACGCGCCAGGAGGACATGAGCGCGCTGTCGCTGCCGCCCGGCTCCTTCGACCTGCTCTGGTCCGAGGGCGCCATCTACCTGCTGGGCTTCGAGCAGGGCCTGCGCCAGTGGCGGCCGTTGCTCGCGGCCGGTGGGCAGGTGGCCGTCACCGAGTGCACCTGGCTCACCGACGTCCGTCCCCCGGAGGCGGTGCGCTTCTGGGCCTCCGGGTATCCGTCCATGGGCAACATCGCCCAGAACCGCGCCAGAGCGGAGGCGGCGGGCTTCACGGTGCTGGACACCTTCACGCTGCCCGCGTCCGCGTGGTGGGACGACTACTACACGCCGCTCCTCCAGCGCATCGAACGGCTGCGCCCCACCGCGGACGCGGCGCTGCGCGAGGTCATCGCGGCGGCGGAACAGGAGGTGAACCTGTACCGCCGCCACGGGGACAGCTACGGCTACGTCTTCTACCTGCTGCGTTCGCGCGAGGCCTGA
- a CDS encoding DUF262 domain-containing protein has translation MPAPLTRRPETKSFSIEDLLDRVRRGEVRIPDFQRPLRWTAEDVRDLLDSVYRGYPIGTLLFWRREAPAANVSFGPVRIDAPSTSQGLWAVDGQQRVTALAGVLLHPSYGDEAGRDDFHLYFDLETEELHAPPAAGAPPPHWLPMNEVLDSESLLHWLNRYPGREANPEHLRAAIRLGKAIREYQVPAYVVDTADEKVLRIIFKRLNTAGRPLTDEEVFNALYVGSRSLSLESVTEGLRELGFGSIPESLLLRAVLAVRGLDFTRGYQEQLNQDDELTETVRRTDRALRDAIVFLKRDAFIPHLKLLPEPETSLVLLTRFFQLHPEPSPRSRELVSRWFWRHIVFGGWGLKPAEALQVFAAIRSDEERSIQALLGQVPPPLIRWWMETGMPVIPNAPMGPPLVLRIAMMSLQPRHLLTGAVLEPGELLELPGEGLQPILPPGDVRWMTPGIVDRRMVRRVMDGTFGFLFHPPVPGRSLVQVLEARPPPAEEILQSHGLTPKALDALRGNDGLGFLQLRQAVLEPVLRQFMEARTRWDDSDRPSLQSMIIDDDED, from the coding sequence ATGCCCGCTCCCCTGACGCGGCGCCCGGAGACGAAGTCGTTCAGCATCGAGGACCTGCTCGACCGCGTGCGGCGCGGCGAGGTGCGCATCCCCGACTTCCAGCGCCCCCTGCGTTGGACCGCGGAGGACGTGCGCGACCTGCTGGACAGCGTGTACCGGGGCTATCCCATCGGGACCCTGTTGTTCTGGCGCCGGGAAGCCCCCGCCGCCAACGTCAGCTTCGGCCCCGTGCGCATCGACGCGCCCTCCACGAGCCAGGGCCTGTGGGCCGTGGACGGACAGCAGCGCGTGACGGCGCTCGCGGGGGTGCTGCTGCATCCGTCCTATGGCGATGAAGCCGGACGCGATGACTTCCACCTGTACTTCGACCTGGAGACGGAGGAGCTGCACGCGCCTCCGGCCGCCGGGGCACCGCCACCGCACTGGCTGCCCATGAACGAGGTGCTGGACAGCGAGTCGCTGCTCCACTGGCTCAACCGCTACCCGGGCCGTGAGGCGAACCCGGAGCACCTGCGCGCCGCCATCCGCCTGGGCAAGGCCATCCGCGAGTACCAGGTGCCCGCGTACGTCGTGGACACGGCGGACGAGAAGGTCCTGCGCATCATCTTCAAGCGCCTCAACACCGCGGGCCGCCCGCTCACGGATGAAGAGGTGTTCAACGCGCTGTACGTGGGCTCGCGCTCGCTCAGCCTGGAGTCGGTGACCGAAGGGCTGCGGGAGCTGGGCTTCGGGAGCATCCCGGAGTCGCTGCTGCTCAGGGCCGTGCTGGCCGTGCGCGGCCTGGACTTCACGCGGGGCTACCAGGAGCAGCTCAACCAGGACGACGAGCTCACGGAGACCGTCCGCCGCACGGACCGGGCGCTCCGGGACGCCATCGTGTTCCTCAAGCGCGATGCGTTCATCCCGCACCTCAAGCTCCTGCCCGAGCCAGAGACCTCGCTGGTCCTGCTGACGCGCTTCTTCCAGCTGCACCCCGAACCGTCACCGCGCTCGCGAGAGCTGGTGTCGCGCTGGTTCTGGCGCCACATCGTCTTCGGCGGCTGGGGGCTGAAGCCCGCGGAGGCCCTCCAGGTCTTCGCGGCCATCCGCTCCGACGAGGAGCGCTCCATCCAGGCGTTGCTGGGGCAGGTCCCTCCGCCGCTCATCCGCTGGTGGATGGAGACGGGGATGCCCGTCATTCCCAACGCTCCCATGGGACCTCCGCTGGTCCTGCGCATCGCGATGATGTCCCTCCAGCCACGTCACCTGCTGACAGGGGCCGTGTTGGAGCCCGGAGAGTTGCTGGAGCTGCCGGGCGAGGGACTCCAGCCCATCCTCCCCCCGGGTGACGTGCGGTGGATGACGCCTGGAATCGTGGACCGCCGGATGGTCCGGCGCGTGATGGACGGGACCTTCGGCTTCCTCTTCCACCCTCCGGTGCCGGGGCGCTCGCTCGTCCAGGTGCTCGAAGCACGGCCGCCCCCGGCGGAGGAGATCCTCCAGAGCCACGGGCTCACCCCGAAGGCCCTGGACGCACTGAGGGGCAATGACGGGCTGGGGTTCCTCCAGCTGCGTCAGGCGGTGCTGGAGCCCGTCCTGCGCCAGTTCATGGAGGCCCGCACGCGCTGGGACGACTCGGACCGGCCTTCGCTCCAGTCGATGATCATCGACGACGATGAGGACTGA